A part of Streptomyces sp. NBC_01210 genomic DNA contains:
- a CDS encoding glycosyl hydrolase family 28-related protein, protein METGRRAISRRSLLGSATAVAAACAASGIPGTCTAAAATAPPTSSPLWDEFRRNRYSHPQIPYVGRAGQRGGAHRFPRQPVVANVLAYGAKRDGSADAAPAINRAVAAVGERGGGTVLIPAGTYRIDDLIRIGHSNVVLKGTGSTRTKLYATKNLTELIGVYGSRYGGDKSSWSWAGGLIWLCPKDRWDRLTTAIKAKTWPFEGWTGNKRDEWRTLATVRPARRGDWCVTVPDASRLRRGQLVLLRLADDAGHTLLEHMAGGGAGPEAYVWDDKTKLTSDVPYEWPVRITAVKRNKVTFERPLPLDVRPEWDPRITTLVTPLTGSGVEGLTLEAMETPQSQHLLDKGYNGVTFQCAYDCWADDITVRHVDNGFGLVAASACTLRRTRVEGRGSHHPYFCREGSHDNLIEDFTIARRTVPAPANTQLHGINVEGLSSYNVWSRGNMEMGTFDTHRGMPFANVRTEITVNNNGRHGGDASAGPLYGARFTHWNVSVTNERAGLIKIDQIAPYSATVAISAVREFDQIDVPDFSGPLGSRIEAYGQPGGVRPGNLYEAQRALRT, encoded by the coding sequence ATGGAGACCGGTCGACGCGCCATCAGCAGACGGAGTCTGCTCGGCAGTGCCACAGCCGTCGCGGCCGCCTGCGCCGCGAGCGGCATCCCCGGCACCTGCACCGCCGCGGCCGCCACCGCGCCCCCCACTTCCTCCCCGCTCTGGGACGAGTTCCGCCGAAACCGCTACAGCCACCCGCAGATCCCCTACGTAGGCCGCGCAGGTCAACGAGGCGGAGCCCACCGCTTCCCCCGCCAACCCGTCGTCGCCAACGTCCTTGCCTACGGCGCCAAACGGGACGGCTCCGCCGACGCCGCCCCCGCAATCAACCGTGCCGTCGCCGCTGTAGGCGAACGCGGCGGCGGCACGGTCCTCATCCCCGCCGGCACCTACCGCATCGACGACCTGATCCGTATCGGCCACAGCAACGTCGTACTCAAAGGCACCGGCAGCACCCGCACCAAGCTCTACGCCACCAAGAACCTCACCGAGCTCATCGGCGTGTACGGCAGCCGCTACGGCGGCGACAAGTCGTCGTGGTCCTGGGCCGGCGGCCTCATCTGGCTTTGCCCGAAGGACCGTTGGGACCGTCTCACCACCGCCATCAAGGCCAAGACGTGGCCCTTCGAGGGCTGGACCGGCAACAAGCGCGACGAGTGGCGCACCCTCGCCACCGTCCGGCCCGCCAGGCGCGGCGACTGGTGCGTCACCGTCCCCGACGCCTCCCGCCTCCGTCGCGGACAGCTCGTCCTGCTCCGCCTCGCCGACGACGCCGGCCACACGCTCCTTGAGCACATGGCCGGCGGCGGCGCGGGCCCCGAGGCGTACGTCTGGGACGACAAGACCAAGCTGACCAGTGACGTCCCCTACGAATGGCCCGTACGCATCACGGCCGTCAAGCGGAACAAGGTCACCTTCGAACGGCCGCTGCCCCTCGACGTACGCCCCGAATGGGACCCGCGGATCACCACCCTCGTCACCCCGCTCACCGGCTCCGGCGTCGAAGGCCTGACCCTCGAAGCCATGGAGACCCCGCAGTCCCAGCACCTCCTCGACAAGGGCTACAACGGCGTCACTTTCCAGTGCGCGTACGACTGCTGGGCCGACGACATCACCGTCCGGCATGTCGACAACGGCTTCGGCCTGGTCGCCGCCTCCGCCTGCACCCTGCGCCGCACCCGCGTCGAGGGCCGCGGCTCCCACCATCCGTACTTCTGCCGCGAGGGCTCGCACGACAACCTCATCGAGGACTTCACCATCGCCCGGCGCACCGTCCCGGCCCCCGCCAACACCCAGCTCCACGGCATCAATGTGGAGGGCCTGTCCAGCTACAACGTCTGGTCGCGCGGGAACATGGAAATGGGCACCTTCGACACACACCGCGGTATGCCGTTCGCCAACGTCCGCACCGAGATCACGGTGAACAACAACGGCCGCCACGGCGGCGACGCGTCCGCCGGACCGCTGTACGGCGCCCGGTTCACCCACTGGAATGTCTCCGTCACCAATGAGCGCGCGGGGCTGATCAAGATCGACCAGATCGCCCCGTACAGCGCGACCGTCGCCATCAGCGCGGTCCGCGAGTTCGACCAGATCGATGTGCCGGACTTCAGCGGCCCGCTGGGCTCGCGCATCGAGGCGTACGGACAGCCGGGCGGGGTGCGTCCGGGCAATCTGTACGAGGCCCAGCGGGCGCTGCGCACCTGA
- a CDS encoding YbjN domain-containing protein: MADVRQAAQVIEQTLKDAELEWESPEPGSYVVKLPGTRKLSTTCSLIVGKHSLSINAFVIRHPDENDAAVHRWLLERNLRLYGVSYAIDRLGDIYLVGRLPHSVVTPEELDRLLGTVLEAADGSFNTLLELGFASAIRKEYAWRVSRGESTRNLEAFTNLTK, encoded by the coding sequence ATGGCTGACGTACGGCAGGCTGCGCAGGTCATCGAGCAGACGCTCAAGGACGCGGAACTCGAGTGGGAGAGCCCGGAGCCCGGCTCGTACGTGGTGAAGCTCCCTGGCACGCGCAAGCTGTCGACGACGTGCTCGCTGATCGTCGGCAAGCACTCGCTGTCGATCAACGCGTTCGTGATCCGGCACCCGGACGAGAACGACGCGGCGGTCCACCGCTGGCTGCTGGAGCGCAACCTGCGCCTGTACGGGGTGAGTTACGCGATCGACCGCCTCGGCGACATCTACCTGGTGGGCAGGCTCCCGCACTCCGTGGTCACCCCGGAGGAACTGGACCGCCTCCTGGGCACGGTCCTGGAGGCGGCGGACGGCTCTTTCAACACGCTGCTGGAGCTGGGGTTCGCGAGCGCGATCCGCAAGGAGTATGCGTGGAGGGTGTCGCGGGGAGAGTCGACGAGGAATCTTGAGGCGTTCACAAACCTGACCAAGTAG
- the mshA gene encoding D-inositol-3-phosphate glycosyltransferase translates to MSQYVSRLGGSLVAPRIRFPGGHRKPRRVAMLSVHTSPLHQPGTGDAGGMNVYIVELAKRLAAINIEVEIFTRATAGGLPPVVELAPGVLVRHIDAGPYEGLAKEELPAQLCAFTHGVMQAWAGHRPGHYDLVHSHYWLSGHVGWLSAERWGVPLVHAMHTMAKVKNAALAEGDTPEPPSRVIGETQIVRAADRLIANTAEEADELVRFYDADPAKVAVVHPGVNLERFRPADGRAAARARLGLPQDAFVPLFAGRIQPLKAPDILLRAVALLLDRDPSLRSRLFVPIVGGPSGSGLAKPEGLQKLAARLGIADIVHFQPPVGQDRLADWFRAASTLVMPSYSESFGLVAIEAQAAGTPVVAAEVGGLPVAVRDELTGFLVPGHDPQDYAAVLHRLLDNPALSDRMGAAAACHAKSFGWDTAASATADVYTAAMYEHRRRVRSHHG, encoded by the coding sequence GTGAGCCAGTACGTCTCCCGCCTCGGCGGCAGCCTGGTGGCACCGCGTATCCGGTTCCCCGGCGGCCATCGCAAGCCGCGCCGGGTCGCCATGCTCAGCGTCCACACCTCCCCGCTGCACCAGCCGGGGACGGGCGACGCGGGCGGCATGAACGTCTACATCGTCGAACTCGCCAAGCGGCTCGCCGCCATCAACATCGAGGTCGAGATCTTCACGCGGGCGACCGCGGGCGGGCTGCCGCCGGTCGTGGAGCTGGCTCCCGGCGTGCTCGTACGGCATATCGACGCCGGGCCCTACGAGGGCCTCGCCAAGGAAGAACTCCCGGCCCAGCTGTGTGCCTTCACACACGGCGTGATGCAGGCCTGGGCCGGTCACCGCCCCGGCCACTACGACCTCGTCCACTCCCACTACTGGCTCTCCGGCCACGTCGGCTGGCTCTCCGCCGAACGGTGGGGCGTCCCGCTCGTCCACGCCATGCACACCATGGCCAAGGTCAAGAACGCCGCGCTCGCCGAGGGCGACACCCCCGAGCCGCCGTCCCGTGTCATCGGCGAGACCCAGATCGTGCGCGCCGCGGACCGGCTGATCGCCAACACCGCGGAGGAGGCCGACGAACTCGTCCGCTTCTATGACGCCGATCCGGCGAAGGTCGCCGTCGTCCATCCGGGCGTGAACCTGGAACGGTTCCGGCCCGCGGACGGCCGCGCCGCCGCCAGGGCCCGCCTCGGGCTGCCGCAGGACGCGTTCGTCCCGCTCTTCGCGGGCCGCATCCAGCCGCTGAAGGCCCCCGACATACTGCTCCGTGCGGTGGCGCTGCTCCTCGACCGCGACCCGTCCCTGCGCTCCCGGCTCTTCGTACCGATAGTCGGCGGCCCGAGCGGCAGCGGCCTCGCCAAGCCGGAGGGCCTGCAGAAACTGGCCGCCCGCCTCGGCATCGCGGACATCGTCCACTTCCAGCCGCCGGTCGGCCAGGACCGCCTCGCAGACTGGTTCCGGGCCGCGTCCACACTGGTCATGCCCTCGTACAGCGAATCCTTCGGCCTGGTCGCGATCGAGGCCCAGGCGGCCGGCACGCCCGTGGTGGCGGCGGAGGTCGGCGGCCTCCCGGTGGCGGTCCGCGACGAGCTGACGGGCTTCCTGGTCCCGGGCCACGACCCGCAGGACTATGCGGCCGTGTTGCACCGCCTGCTGGACAACCCGGCCCTCTCCGACCGGATGGGCGCGGCGGCGGCCTGCCACGCGAAGTCCTTCGGCTGGGACACGGCGGCGTCGGCGACGGCGGACGTCTACACGGCGGCGATGTACGAACACCGCCGCCGGGTACGCTCGCACCATGGCTGA
- a CDS encoding class I SAM-dependent methyltransferase, which produces MTRPVGTATRGTTNPNRLRRMDRWIAATHGPALRRDDAPVAVDLGYGAAPWTALELMQRLRTAEPRCEVVGIEIDPARVAAAKPYEREGLTFRHGGFEVPLERRPALIRAANVLRQYDEGEVTAVWARLRARLAPGGLLVEGTCDEIGRRHVWVALGPEGPRTLTFATRLGSLQRPSDLAERLPKALIHRNVPGEPVHAFLRDFDRAWAAAAPYASLGARQRWIRAVRDMASDWPLTDGPRRWRQGEVTVNWAALAPNSV; this is translated from the coding sequence ATGACTCGTCCCGTCGGCACCGCGACCCGCGGGACGACCAACCCCAACCGGCTGCGGCGCATGGACCGCTGGATCGCGGCGACGCACGGCCCCGCGCTGCGCCGCGACGACGCGCCCGTCGCCGTCGATCTCGGGTACGGCGCCGCCCCCTGGACCGCACTGGAGCTGATGCAGCGGCTGCGTACGGCCGAACCCCGGTGCGAGGTCGTCGGCATCGAGATCGACCCGGCGCGGGTCGCGGCAGCGAAGCCGTACGAGCGCGAGGGGCTCACCTTCCGGCACGGCGGCTTCGAGGTCCCGCTGGAGCGGCGGCCGGCGCTCATCCGGGCTGCGAATGTGCTGCGCCAGTACGACGAGGGCGAGGTCACCGCCGTCTGGGCGCGGCTCCGTGCGCGCCTCGCGCCCGGCGGACTGCTGGTCGAGGGCACCTGCGACGAGATCGGGCGACGGCACGTCTGGGTCGCGCTCGGCCCGGAAGGTCCGCGCACGCTCACCTTCGCGACCCGGCTCGGCTCCCTGCAGCGCCCGTCCGATCTGGCGGAACGGCTGCCGAAGGCGCTGATCCACCGCAATGTGCCGGGCGAGCCGGTGCACGCCTTCCTGCGGGATTTCGACCGGGCGTGGGCGGCGGCCGCTCCGTACGCCTCACTGGGCGCCCGGCAGCGCTGGATCAGAGCCGTACGGGACATGGCGTCCGACTGGCCGCTGACGGACGGCCCGCGGCGGTGGCGGCAGGGGGAAGTCACGGTGAACTGGGCGGCGCTCGCCCCCAATTCCGTATGA
- a CDS encoding C40 family peptidase, translating into MNRRRCATAAITMVCALTVLASPGQAFAAPEPPPTRGPGAAKDAAKDAPRKSLEQVRLEIDALYRKAASATDAYNLAKDQADKQSAEIVKLAQEIVKGQARIDDLKNRAGAAARAQYRDGGLPPEAQLVLTDDPQLFLDGAGRIQQGQKATKDLLGELTRTQADLAAYTKDASAQWQKLEANRVKQAKAKKEITAQLAAAKKIEDKLEKEERQRLLQLEQNAEYKAQTAWLSSGVLKEISRSASPQGKKAIQFATAQIGKPYVWGAEGPGSYDCSGLTSQAWSAAGKGIPRTSQEQWRLLRRIEIKDMRPGDLIIYHADASHVGMYIGDGAIVHAPRPGRNVTITGAGSMAILGVVRPDM; encoded by the coding sequence GTGAACCGACGCCGCTGTGCCACTGCCGCGATCACTATGGTCTGCGCACTGACCGTGCTGGCGTCACCCGGCCAGGCCTTCGCGGCCCCCGAGCCACCGCCGACGAGAGGGCCGGGCGCCGCCAAGGACGCAGCCAAGGATGCCCCCAGGAAGTCGCTGGAGCAGGTGCGCCTGGAGATCGACGCCCTCTACCGCAAGGCCGCGTCAGCGACCGACGCGTACAACCTCGCCAAGGACCAGGCCGACAAGCAATCGGCCGAGATCGTCAAACTCGCGCAGGAGATCGTCAAGGGACAGGCCCGGATCGACGATCTCAAGAACCGCGCGGGTGCCGCCGCCCGCGCCCAGTACCGCGACGGTGGACTGCCCCCCGAGGCACAGCTGGTGCTCACCGACGATCCGCAGCTGTTCCTTGACGGGGCCGGCCGGATCCAGCAGGGCCAGAAGGCCACCAAGGACCTCCTTGGCGAACTGACCAGGACGCAGGCCGACTTGGCGGCGTACACCAAGGACGCGAGCGCCCAGTGGCAGAAGCTCGAGGCCAACCGCGTCAAGCAGGCCAAGGCCAAGAAGGAGATCACCGCCCAGCTCGCCGCGGCCAAGAAGATAGAGGACAAGCTGGAGAAGGAGGAGCGTCAGCGGCTCCTCCAGCTGGAGCAGAACGCCGAGTACAAGGCCCAGACGGCCTGGCTGAGCTCGGGCGTACTGAAGGAGATCAGCCGCAGCGCGAGCCCGCAGGGCAAGAAGGCGATCCAGTTCGCGACGGCGCAGATCGGCAAACCGTATGTGTGGGGGGCGGAGGGCCCGGGGTCGTACGACTGCTCGGGGCTGACGTCACAGGCGTGGTCGGCGGCGGGGAAGGGCATCCCGCGCACCTCGCAGGAGCAGTGGCGGCTGCTGCGGCGGATCGAGATCAAGGACATGCGGCCGGGCGACCTGATCATCTACCACGCGGACGCGAGCCATGTGGGGATGTACATCGGCGACGGAGCGATCGTGCATGCGCCGCGACCCGGGCGGAATGTGACGATTACGGGCGCGGGTTCGATGGCGATCCTCGGAGTGGTACGTCCGGACATGTGA
- a CDS encoding PP2C family protein-serine/threonine phosphatase, producing MPVPVPRQRGVPVAETDRGSTAAAGSSGGGDLTLLVIEDDPAGTFTVPQLLDAAGTRVRIRSARNLTEAERLLTDDVHCILVDLALPGHGEEELAPLKHVLRLAPRHAVLALTTSGDAERAAEAVRVGAQDHLFRDELDGRLLSRAIRYAVERKRADTAQVKLAESRLRAQENARLERGLLPTPLLQGSDLQFAARYRPGRSRALLGGDFYDTVRTADGTVHAMIGDVCGHGPDEAALGVELRIAWRALTFAGLCGDELLSTLQQVLEHERESEEIFATLCTVDIAPDGRRAGLCLAGHPTPLIARHGRTAKLLPYDDNGPALGLLPRARWPRRQVELGGAWSLMMYTDGLIEGRRGPDEKQRLGQDGMVEMINRQLAAGLEGEALLEAAVSEVRDLNGGELTDDVAVLLLSRHGARR from the coding sequence ATGCCCGTACCCGTACCGCGACAGAGGGGTGTCCCCGTCGCGGAGACCGACCGTGGGAGCACCGCCGCCGCCGGCAGCTCCGGCGGCGGCGACCTCACGCTTCTGGTGATCGAGGACGACCCGGCGGGCACCTTCACCGTCCCCCAGCTGCTCGACGCGGCAGGCACCCGGGTCCGTATCCGCAGCGCCCGCAATCTGACCGAGGCGGAGCGGCTGCTCACGGACGACGTCCACTGCATCCTCGTCGACCTCGCGCTGCCCGGACACGGCGAGGAAGAGCTCGCCCCGCTCAAACACGTGCTGCGCCTCGCGCCGCGCCACGCCGTCCTGGCCCTGACCACCTCGGGCGATGCGGAGCGCGCCGCCGAGGCCGTACGGGTGGGGGCACAGGACCATCTCTTCCGCGACGAGCTCGACGGACGGCTGCTGAGCCGCGCCATCCGCTACGCCGTCGAGCGCAAGCGCGCCGACACGGCCCAGGTGAAGCTGGCCGAGTCGAGACTGCGGGCCCAGGAGAACGCCCGCCTGGAGCGCGGTCTGCTGCCCACTCCCCTGCTCCAGGGCTCGGATCTGCAGTTCGCCGCGCGCTACCGGCCCGGCCGCTCGCGGGCACTGCTCGGCGGCGACTTCTACGACACGGTCCGCACCGCGGACGGCACGGTCCACGCGATGATCGGCGACGTCTGCGGCCACGGCCCGGACGAGGCGGCGCTCGGCGTCGAGCTGCGCATCGCCTGGCGGGCGCTGACCTTCGCGGGCCTGTGCGGGGACGAGCTGCTCTCCACGCTGCAGCAGGTGCTGGAGCACGAGCGGGAGAGCGAGGAGATCTTCGCGACGCTCTGCACGGTCGACATCGCCCCGGACGGGCGGCGAGCCGGCCTCTGCCTGGCGGGCCACCCGACGCCGCTGATCGCCCGGCACGGGCGCACGGCCAAGCTGCTTCCGTACGACGACAACGGCCCGGCGCTCGGCCTGCTGCCGCGCGCCCGCTGGCCGCGCCGTCAGGTGGAGCTGGGCGGCGCGTGGAGCCTGATGATGTACACGGACGGGCTGATCGAGGGCCGCCGGGGACCGGACGAGAAGCAGCGCCTGGGCCAGGACGGGATGGTTGAGATGATCAACCGGCAGCTGGCGGCGGGGCTCGAGGGCGAGGCACTGCTGGAGGCGGCGGTCTCGGAGGTGCGCGACCTGAACGGCGGGGAGCTCACCGACGATGTGGCGGTGCTGCTGCTGAGCAGGCACGGGGCCCGTAGGTAG
- a CDS encoding DUF2516 family protein, producing MLRAGFDFGLWLVLDLVFLGTSVTALIMAAMAREDAYRAADKQKKSFWLIILGITVAVNLFVSVLFLSIAGLIASIVFFVDVRPALKQVSGGGGGRRGGGSSSDGPYGPYNGGR from the coding sequence ATGTTGCGTGCGGGATTCGACTTCGGGCTCTGGCTGGTGCTCGACCTTGTCTTCCTCGGCACGTCCGTGACCGCGCTGATCATGGCGGCCATGGCCCGCGAGGACGCCTACCGCGCCGCCGACAAGCAGAAGAAGTCCTTCTGGCTGATCATCCTGGGCATCACGGTCGCGGTGAACCTCTTCGTCTCCGTGCTGTTCCTGTCGATCGCCGGACTGATCGCCAGCATCGTCTTCTTCGTGGACGTGCGGCCCGCCCTCAAGCAGGTCTCCGGCGGCGGCGGCGGCCGCCGCGGTGGCGGCTCCAGCAGCGACGGCCCGTACGGTCCGTACAACGGCGGACGGTAG
- a CDS encoding helix-turn-helix domain-containing protein, with protein MASLNVGNLGEYLREQRRTAQLSLRQLADAAGVSNPYLSQIERGLRKPSAEVLQQVAKALRISAETLYVRAGILDEREREELETRAVILADPSINERQKQVLLQIYESFRKENGFENTDSTDIMDSTDTMDTAAEGPRTADGSDADQPSN; from the coding sequence ATGGCATCACTCAACGTCGGCAATCTCGGTGAGTATCTGCGTGAGCAGCGGCGCACAGCGCAGCTCTCGCTGCGGCAGCTCGCCGACGCCGCCGGGGTGTCCAATCCGTATCTGAGTCAGATCGAGCGCGGCCTGCGCAAGCCGAGCGCGGAAGTTCTGCAGCAGGTTGCCAAGGCGCTGCGGATCTCCGCCGAGACGCTGTACGTACGGGCCGGGATCCTTGACGAGCGGGAGCGGGAGGAGCTGGAGACGCGTGCCGTCATCCTCGCCGACCCCTCGATCAATGAGCGGCAGAAGCAAGTGCTGCTGCAGATCTACGAGTCGTTCCGCAAGGAGAACGGGTTCGAGAACACGGACTCCACGGACATCATGGACTCCACGGACACCATGGACACCGCCGCTGAAGGCCCCCGCACGGCCGACGGCAGTGATGCCGACCAACCCTCAAACTGA
- a CDS encoding NUDIX hydrolase, translated as MCDVDELVERVDGRDRVLGVVSRREAIREGWLHRVAVTVCRDERGRILIHRRSEQVSRFPGLYEVEVGGAANVGESYEQAAARELAEELGIRALPRLLFTFINRSGLSPHWLGVHEAVVPDAMVPDPDEVAWHGWLTEPELDSALLEWRFTPDSHEAFSRYLAFRTAQS; from the coding sequence GTGTGCGACGTGGATGAATTGGTGGAGCGTGTCGACGGTCGAGATCGCGTGCTGGGGGTGGTCAGCCGTCGGGAGGCCATCCGGGAGGGTTGGCTGCACCGGGTCGCCGTGACGGTGTGTCGTGATGAGCGTGGGCGGATCCTCATCCACCGGCGGTCGGAGCAGGTATCGCGCTTCCCCGGGCTCTACGAGGTCGAGGTCGGTGGCGCCGCAAATGTCGGCGAGTCCTATGAACAGGCCGCCGCGCGGGAGCTGGCCGAAGAGCTGGGCATTCGTGCGCTGCCGCGCCTCCTGTTCACGTTCATCAACCGCAGCGGCTTGAGCCCTCACTGGCTCGGCGTGCACGAAGCCGTGGTGCCGGACGCCATGGTCCCCGATCCCGATGAGGTCGCCTGGCATGGTTGGCTGACCGAGCCGGAGCTCGACTCGGCCCTGCTGGAGTGGCGCTTCACCCCCGATAGCCACGAAGCCTTCAGCCGGTATCTCGCGTTCCGGACCGCGCAGTCCTGA
- a CDS encoding class I SAM-dependent methyltransferase, which yields MIASGGASDLRQVDPALLHPADRLVLNDVDPNALQYALTHLPPATRAQTAAAPGNVLRTAAHLAADHGPFDLVLAGGLFDYLEERFTRALIRTTLSRLCRPGDTFYFSNIATPNPYAALTTHIGRWNLVERTPADIEADVRAAAPPGRNRRRTGHHRRCHRPDAFRDGAAR from the coding sequence GTGATCGCGTCCGGAGGCGCCTCCGACCTGCGCCAAGTCGACCCGGCTCTCCTGCACCCCGCCGACCGCCTGGTCCTCAACGACGTCGACCCCAACGCCCTCCAGTACGCCCTCACACACCTGCCGCCCGCGACCCGCGCCCAGACCGCCGCGGCCCCCGGCAACGTCCTGCGCACCGCCGCCCATCTGGCCGCCGACCACGGCCCCTTCGATCTGGTCCTGGCCGGAGGCCTCTTCGACTACCTCGAAGAACGCTTCACCCGAGCCCTGATCCGCACCACCCTGTCCCGCCTGTGCCGCCCCGGAGACACGTTCTACTTCTCCAACATCGCGACCCCGAACCCGTACGCCGCCCTGACGACCCACATCGGCCGCTGGAACCTCGTCGAACGCACCCCCGCCGACATCGAGGCCGATGTCCGAGCCGCCGCGCCGCCGGGAAGGAACCGTCGCCGGACCGGACATCACCGCCGATGCCACCGGCCTGACGCTTTTCGCGACGGTGCGGCGCGCTGA
- a CDS encoding DUF1330 domain-containing protein: MAKGYWVSVYRTIADPERLAAYNKLAGPAVKAAGGRPLARGGRVVAHDAGIAERTVLIEFDSFEQAVAARASAAYQEALAVLADGVERDFRIIEGLD, from the coding sequence GTGGCCAAGGGCTACTGGGTCAGCGTCTACCGCACCATCGCAGACCCTGAGAGGCTTGCTGCCTACAACAAGCTGGCCGGTCCAGCCGTCAAGGCCGCGGGCGGGCGGCCTCTCGCCCGCGGCGGCCGGGTCGTCGCACACGACGCCGGAATCGCCGAGCGCACCGTCCTGATCGAGTTCGACAGCTTCGAACAGGCGGTCGCCGCACGCGCGAGTGCGGCCTACCAGGAGGCACTGGCCGTACTTGCTGACGGCGTCGAGCGCGACTTCCGCATCATCGAAGGCCTCGACTGA
- a CDS encoding PhzF family phenazine biosynthesis protein yields the protein MSEVAVADACQRDGAGGSPTAVLDDAPFTDEERCRIPTEWGTSHAVFLRATGIERRQPAYTLRFFTAQDELPACGHGTVAALAVLAEREGGDHDYRAVLRTAHRSFDGRAGRNGDGLTASFDPGPVSLRSAGGPELRAVAGGLGLTEDAVAGDACVASNGRPRLLLPIRSRAALAELTPDSTLLRAACDRYGLLGCYAYSPPDRHGRAAARMFAPSIGVPEDIANANSTACLAVHAAGFGTRRLAVDMGDHLGSPSTITATVHRDRTGHRIRVGGQAAIVRRVMR from the coding sequence ATGTCCGAGGTAGCGGTCGCCGACGCGTGTCAGCGAGACGGCGCGGGTGGCAGCCCGACCGCCGTTCTGGATGATGCGCCGTTCACCGACGAGGAGCGATGCCGCATTCCCACGGAGTGGGGAACATCGCACGCCGTCTTCCTCCGCGCGACCGGAATCGAGCGTCGTCAGCCCGCGTACACACTGCGGTTCTTCACCGCCCAGGACGAACTGCCCGCCTGCGGCCACGGCACCGTCGCCGCCCTCGCCGTGCTCGCCGAACGCGAAGGCGGCGACCACGACTACCGCGCCGTCCTGCGTACGGCCCACCGCAGCTTCGACGGTCGGGCAGGCCGAAACGGTGACGGCCTGACGGCGTCGTTCGACCCGGGCCCGGTCAGCCTGCGTAGCGCCGGTGGACCCGAACTGAGGGCAGTCGCAGGCGGCCTCGGACTGACGGAGGACGCGGTCGCCGGCGACGCCTGCGTGGCGTCGAACGGGCGGCCGAGGCTTCTGCTGCCCATCCGATCCCGCGCCGCACTGGCCGAACTCACGCCGGACTCAACCCTGTTACGCGCAGCCTGTGACCGCTACGGTCTGCTGGGCTGCTACGCCTACTCGCCCCCGGACCGACACGGCCGAGCAGCAGCCCGGATGTTCGCCCCGTCGATCGGCGTCCCCGAGGACATCGCCAACGCCAACAGCACGGCCTGCCTGGCAGTGCATGCTGCCGGGTTCGGCACACGCCGCCTCGCTGTCGACATGGGTGACCACCTCGGCAGCCCGTCCACCATCACAGCGACCGTCCACCGCGACCGCACGGGACACCGGATCCGAGTCGGCGGCCAGGCAGCGATCGTGCGCAGGGTCATGCGATGA
- the nadC gene encoding carboxylating nicotinate-nucleotide diphosphorylase, producing MTTTEFPSAAARAAAVAALAEDASGKDITTEWSVPEDLAATAEIRTRQSGIAAGLPVVAEVFAQVDPEVKVEPAVADGARLADGQVLVHLSGSARSLITGERTALNFLQRMCGIATLTDRYVQAVAGTRARILDTRKTAPGLRALDKYAVTAGGGHNHRLDLAAMVLLKENHIAAAGGVTAAIEAVRRGMARTGQTVESDVEVQTVTQAVEALDAGARWIMLDNMPLADIEQVVKVRAGRADASRILLEASGTIILDTVLAIAGTGVDLISVGALTHSAPALDLTMLLTTGPVSCPR from the coding sequence ATGACCACGACCGAGTTTCCCTCGGCGGCAGCACGGGCCGCCGCCGTTGCCGCCCTGGCCGAGGACGCGTCAGGGAAGGACATCACCACCGAGTGGAGCGTTCCCGAGGACCTGGCGGCCACGGCCGAGATCCGCACCCGGCAAAGCGGCATCGCCGCCGGCCTCCCCGTGGTCGCCGAGGTCTTCGCGCAGGTCGACCCCGAGGTCAAGGTCGAGCCGGCCGTCGCCGACGGCGCCCGACTGGCCGACGGCCAGGTCCTGGTGCACCTATCCGGTTCGGCGCGCAGCCTGATCACCGGGGAGCGTACGGCGCTGAACTTCCTGCAGCGCATGTGCGGCATCGCGACGCTGACCGACCGCTACGTCCAAGCTGTGGCAGGGACCAGGGCGCGCATCCTGGACACGCGCAAGACGGCGCCGGGCCTGCGCGCCCTGGACAAGTACGCGGTCACCGCCGGCGGCGGCCACAACCACCGCCTCGATCTCGCGGCGATGGTCCTGCTCAAGGAGAACCACATCGCCGCGGCGGGCGGGGTGACCGCCGCGATCGAGGCGGTCAGGCGCGGGATGGCGCGCACCGGGCAGACCGTGGAGAGCGATGTCGAGGTGCAGACCGTCACCCAGGCCGTCGAGGCCCTCGACGCCGGAGCCCGCTGGATCATGCTCGACAACATGCCGCTGGCCGACATCGAGCAGGTCGTGAAGGTCCGGGCCGGGCGGGCCGACGCTTCCCGGATCCTGCTGGAGGCCTCGGGCACCATCATCCTGGACACAGTTCTCGCCATCGCCGGGACGGGCGTCGACCTCATCTCGGTCGGGGCGTTGACGCACAGCGCGCCCGCACTGGACCTGACCATGCTGCTGACCACCGGCCCGGTGTCATGTCCGAGGTAG